A single genomic interval of Acidobacteriota bacterium harbors:
- a CDS encoding bifunctional hydroxymethylpyrimidine kinase/phosphomethylpyrimidine kinase, giving the protein MTSRLLSIIERFSEQTILVVGDLIADEFVFGEIARVSREAPVLILRHERTETMPGGAGNTASNIASLGGNAASIGVVGRDRAGRMLTLSLRSRGINTSGVLSLPGQVTPTKTRILAGSAHAPRQQVIRVDREEQEPLPDRARQWVLSRLESQLKHATGIILSDYNYGLIDSDCIALLQDWQTRHSGIPIVVDSRFRLHQFTGFTSATPNEAEAEDLCGQRFTTSEIAREQVERLRADLNLKALLLTRGPEGMILVEAGRPVVFEEAIGSKDPVDVTGAGDTVIATYTTALAAGATFPEAMHLANCAAGCVVMKRGTATISQAELVEKLGE; this is encoded by the coding sequence ATGACTTCCCGCCTGCTTTCGATTATTGAGCGATTTTCAGAGCAAACCATTCTGGTGGTTGGAGATTTGATCGCCGATGAATTTGTGTTTGGAGAAATTGCGCGTGTTTCACGCGAAGCACCTGTGTTGATTCTCCGTCATGAACGAACTGAAACCATGCCAGGCGGGGCGGGAAATACGGCTTCAAACATTGCCTCATTGGGCGGAAATGCTGCATCAATTGGAGTTGTAGGGCGTGATCGGGCTGGCCGGATGTTGACGCTGAGCCTCCGGTCCCGGGGAATCAATACCAGCGGTGTGCTGTCTCTTCCAGGTCAGGTAACCCCAACCAAGACCCGGATTCTGGCAGGTTCGGCGCATGCACCCCGCCAGCAAGTCATTCGAGTTGATCGCGAAGAACAAGAACCGCTACCTGATCGAGCCCGCCAGTGGGTCCTCTCCCGACTTGAAAGCCAGCTTAAACACGCAACTGGCATCATTTTATCTGATTACAATTATGGATTGATTGACTCGGATTGCATCGCTCTCTTGCAAGACTGGCAAACCCGTCACTCTGGGATTCCAATTGTGGTGGATTCACGGTTTCGGTTGCATCAGTTCACTGGCTTTACTTCGGCAACACCAAATGAAGCCGAGGCTGAAGACCTGTGTGGTCAACGGTTTACCACCAGTGAAATCGCACGAGAGCAGGTTGAGCGGTTACGTGCTGACTTGAATTTGAAGGCGTTACTATTAACCCGTGGCCCGGAAGGAATGATCTTGGTTGAGGCGGGTCGTCCAGTGGTTTTTGAAGAGGCAATCGGGAGCAAGGATCCAGTTGATGTTACTGGGGCTGGGGATACGGTAATTGCCACCTATACCACGGCCCTCGCGGCAGGAGCTACGTTTCCTGAAGCCATGCATTTAGCGAATTGTGCGGCTGGATGTGTCGTGATGAAACGGGGAACGGCAACCATCAGTCAGGCAGAACTGGTGGAAAAGCTTGGGGAATGA